A section of the Subtercola frigoramans genome encodes:
- a CDS encoding DinB family protein has translation MDDTNAKTVLQRYLQTGRDALLWKLEGLSEYDVRRPMVASGTNLLGIVKHTASTEAGYFGEVFGRPFAEPLPWIAADAEDNADMWATLEESPESIIGLYHRVWANSDATIAALPLDAPGVVPWWPGERGKVTLQQILVHMIAETHRHAGHADIVRELIDGSAGLRADNSNLPEGDRAWWESYRRRLETVALRTREGVDDPTVTDPANYRALWENDFVRVLEYADVPGAETSPHDHPNSVMITLSGFDRRLSSGGRESDVSLPRGKAVWLPAQRHSGTNTGETPTHTILVELKGAAAGTASGASLGPQDL, from the coding sequence ATGGACGATACGAACGCGAAGACGGTTCTCCAGCGCTACCTCCAGACGGGAAGGGATGCCCTGCTGTGGAAGCTCGAGGGCCTCTCGGAGTACGACGTCAGGCGTCCGATGGTGGCGAGTGGAACGAACCTCCTCGGCATCGTGAAACACACCGCGAGCACGGAGGCGGGGTACTTCGGCGAGGTCTTCGGCCGTCCGTTCGCCGAACCACTGCCCTGGATTGCGGCCGATGCCGAAGACAACGCCGACATGTGGGCGACCCTCGAGGAGTCGCCGGAATCCATCATCGGCCTCTACCACCGGGTCTGGGCCAATTCCGATGCCACCATCGCCGCCCTGCCCCTGGATGCTCCCGGGGTCGTACCCTGGTGGCCGGGCGAACGAGGCAAGGTCACCCTGCAGCAGATCCTCGTGCACATGATCGCCGAGACCCATCGCCACGCGGGCCACGCCGACATCGTTCGCGAACTCATCGACGGCTCGGCCGGGCTCCGGGCAGACAACAGCAACCTTCCGGAAGGCGACCGGGCCTGGTGGGAGTCGTACCGACGTCGACTCGAAACCGTCGCTCTCCGCACGCGCGAGGGTGTCGATGACCCGACCGTGACAGACCCCGCCAACTACAGGGCGCTCTGGGAGAATGACTTTGTGCGGGTGCTGGAGTACGCCGACGTTCCCGGTGCCGAAACGAGCCCCCACGATCATCCGAATTCCGTCATGATCACTCTGTCGGGGTTCGACCGGCGGCTCTCCTCGGGTGGGCGCGAATCCGATGTGAGCCTGCCCCGTGGCAAGGCCGTGTGGTTGCCTGCGCAACGGCACTCCGGCACCAACACGGGCGAGACGCCGACGCACACGATTCTCGTGGAACTCAAGGGCGCAGCTGCCGGCACTGCTTCGGGCGCGTCTCTCGGGCCGCAGGATCTGTAG
- a CDS encoding DUF4190 domain-containing protein has protein sequence MSEPESPQPAAQFNVLAIVSFVSSFIASLAGVITGHIALSQIRKTGERGHGLALAGVIIGYVRIVIDLAAVIVLVVILVLTLSHAQRVYDPGGFNPLLPTAAVPVPQGPAAADLTFEAGTKLTPDSIPQISDGLLGTAGWKAGLAKGAEGTWTYISADNLCRTTFHQGPLDPKVTVTAGDDLATTESYLALIDKTTSDDVTANASDDYINQNVVDADSVVQTRAMSGTDQSNNSFITTARAFAASGQGVFVDVTCRPTADITSVITEVLDSSAILIS, from the coding sequence GTGAGCGAACCGGAATCCCCCCAGCCCGCAGCCCAATTCAATGTGCTCGCGATCGTGTCGTTCGTCTCGTCGTTCATTGCGTCGCTCGCCGGGGTCATCACAGGGCATATCGCGCTCTCGCAGATCCGGAAGACGGGCGAGCGCGGCCACGGCCTGGCGCTGGCCGGTGTGATCATCGGCTACGTGCGCATCGTGATCGACCTTGCGGCGGTGATCGTGCTCGTGGTGATCCTCGTTCTCACTCTCAGCCACGCCCAGCGTGTCTACGATCCGGGCGGATTCAATCCCCTTCTGCCGACCGCGGCAGTTCCAGTCCCGCAGGGCCCCGCAGCCGCAGACCTCACCTTCGAGGCGGGCACCAAGCTGACACCTGATTCCATCCCGCAGATCAGTGATGGTCTTCTCGGCACTGCCGGCTGGAAGGCAGGCCTGGCCAAGGGCGCCGAGGGAACATGGACCTACATCTCTGCCGACAATCTCTGTCGCACGACGTTTCACCAGGGCCCGCTCGACCCGAAGGTGACCGTGACCGCGGGCGACGACCTGGCCACCACCGAGAGTTATCTCGCACTGATCGACAAGACCACCAGTGACGATGTCACCGCCAATGCAAGCGACGATTACATCAACCAGAACGTCGTCGACGCCGACTCCGTCGTGCAGACCCGGGCGATGTCAGGAACCGACCAGTCGAACAACAGCTTCATCACCACGGCCCGCGCCTTCGCGGCCTCTGGCCAGGGCGTCTTTGTGGATGTGACCTGTCGCCCGACAGCCGATATCACATCGGTCATCACCGAAGTTCTGGACAGTTCCGCGATCCTGATCAGCTGA